The following proteins are co-located in the Pedobacter sp. FW305-3-2-15-E-R2A2 genome:
- a CDS encoding TonB-dependent receptor: MKKIIYLTLLYLIYQPLSYGQKTDTVSRKINKLKEVNVLKQRVVKLSADTLTNTMKLQTPLLQTPQNIIRVSSALLQQQGGFELRDVARNASGVYFGYNSTPFDNSATAQIRGFAAFTTLNGMSRRFSYGASIDDEAIIESIEIVKGPAGFLNSFGEPGGTINIATKTPGQKLLNVVVNGGSFNLFRTSVDIGSQVQKKGFSYRFNAAYQHKDTYLNDLRTEKYVFAPVLQYNFSPNTYVLAEYDFIRGVSENGSAIVKVRSEVDMLKGPIRLNYSAGRGLPISYTENQTGRIYAIHKFNDNWQLTSQSSYLLAPYTSWNMTSKGSMVNFGPDGLTKRRASFNRGAGKTFSSQLFANGKIKTGPISHQLLFGADYTNSRDSLVLNNGKIEFPYAQSNPVNTLDPGQVRQTTRLTRINNNTFLKSAFIYDNIELHKKLLLTLGARYTWYTNEKMTTNAKGVVKTNNYKQKALSPRATLTYLIDSATTAFFLFDQSFFPQSGQRAIVNAANELIGSDPVDPQHGRSLELGLKRTWFSSKLYTTLTGFHTVKNNVLVSDQAHPGFSQQLGEVTSDGIELDIIGNITDQLSLVTNYTFVKATVTKDDDATRVGKQLGQTPQQILNTWVQYKFPLKNRASLNLSVGQTTMLKRSTSEKGEFIPDFTKFDAGISYVQDKYFFRLIADNLTGKRYMSSGDIISSYPYEGRNFYYIDGDPFNVKFSVGIKF, translated from the coding sequence ATGAAAAAAATAATTTACTTAACCCTCCTTTATTTGATCTACCAGCCCCTTAGTTATGGGCAAAAGACAGATACCGTATCCCGTAAAATTAATAAATTAAAGGAAGTCAATGTGCTGAAACAAAGGGTGGTCAAACTTTCTGCAGATACCCTGACCAATACCATGAAACTACAAACCCCTTTATTGCAGACACCCCAGAACATCATCAGGGTTTCTTCAGCTTTGCTGCAGCAGCAAGGCGGCTTTGAACTCAGGGATGTGGCCAGGAATGCGAGTGGTGTTTATTTCGGATACAACAGTACGCCTTTTGACAATTCCGCTACGGCTCAAATCCGGGGATTCGCCGCGTTTACTACACTCAATGGCATGTCACGTCGTTTCAGCTATGGGGCATCGATAGATGACGAAGCGATCATAGAAAGCATAGAGATTGTAAAAGGTCCTGCAGGATTTTTAAATTCTTTTGGTGAACCGGGTGGAACGATTAACATTGCGACCAAAACACCAGGGCAAAAACTATTGAATGTAGTGGTCAATGGCGGCAGTTTTAACCTCTTCCGGACCTCCGTAGATATTGGTTCCCAGGTTCAGAAAAAAGGTTTTTCTTATCGCTTCAATGCCGCATATCAACATAAGGATACCTATCTGAACGACCTGCGTACAGAGAAATATGTGTTCGCACCCGTATTGCAGTATAATTTCAGTCCGAATACTTATGTATTGGCAGAATATGATTTTATACGCGGGGTAAGTGAAAACGGATCGGCGATTGTTAAGGTACGCAGTGAGGTCGATATGCTCAAAGGACCAATCCGTTTGAATTACAGTGCTGGCAGGGGACTGCCCATCAGCTATACCGAAAATCAAACTGGCAGAATTTACGCCATTCATAAGTTCAATGACAACTGGCAGCTGACTTCACAATCTTCTTATTTGTTAGCCCCTTATACGAGTTGGAACATGACTTCAAAAGGAAGCATGGTAAACTTTGGACCTGATGGGCTGACGAAGAGAAGGGCAAGTTTTAACCGGGGAGCGGGAAAAACGTTTTCCAGCCAGTTGTTTGCGAATGGTAAAATCAAGACCGGTCCGATCAGTCATCAGTTGTTGTTTGGCGCCGATTATACCAATAGCAGGGATTCCCTGGTCCTGAACAATGGAAAGATCGAGTTTCCTTATGCGCAGTCGAATCCGGTAAATACCCTGGATCCCGGTCAGGTTCGTCAGACGACACGTCTTACCAGGATCAACAACAATACTTTTTTAAAATCCGCCTTTATCTACGACAATATTGAATTGCATAAAAAGCTATTGTTAACGCTTGGTGCGCGGTATACCTGGTATACCAATGAAAAGATGACCACCAATGCTAAAGGGGTGGTTAAAACGAATAATTACAAACAGAAGGCACTTTCTCCACGCGCTACGCTGACTTACCTGATCGATAGTGCAACCACTGCTTTCTTTTTATTTGATCAGTCTTTTTTTCCTCAGAGCGGTCAGAGGGCAATTGTTAATGCGGCAAACGAACTCATCGGATCAGATCCCGTTGATCCTCAACATGGACGGAGTTTGGAGCTGGGGCTGAAAAGGACCTGGTTCAGCTCTAAATTGTATACGACTTTAACCGGTTTTCATACCGTTAAGAATAATGTTTTGGTTTCAGATCAGGCGCATCCCGGTTTTTCCCAGCAATTGGGCGAGGTGACGAGTGATGGAATAGAATTGGATATCATCGGAAACATCACCGATCAGCTTTCATTAGTGACCAATTATACCTTTGTAAAAGCGACGGTTACTAAAGACGATGATGCTACACGTGTAGGTAAACAGTTGGGACAGACCCCGCAGCAGATCCTCAATACCTGGGTACAATACAAGTTCCCTTTAAAGAATAGGGCAAGCCTGAACCTGAGTGTGGGACAAACGACGATGCTCAAACGAAGTACTTCAGAAAAAGGAGAGTTCATTCCGGATTTTACCAAATTTGATGCAGGCATCAGTTATGTACAAGACAAGTATTTCTTCCGCTTGATCGCGGATAACCTGACTGGGAAGCGGTATATGTCGTCGGGTGACATCATTTCCAGCTATCCTTATGAAGGGCGTAATTTCTATTATATTGATGGAGATCCTTTTAACGTGAAATTCTCTGTAGGTATCAAATTTTAA
- a CDS encoding DUF3526 domain-containing protein, producing MPLLKLIFSFEWRQFLRQPSQLLILIFFLLIGFYSLSVGHRFVGQQLSGLDTLVKNQQAHSKELLERFDADTSTVKGKTLAAQAGLPQVIEYRASPVASNPPQGLALMAIGQRDILPYFDIINSKRDILTPPNAEIANPEKLASGNFDFSFVLIYLFPLLIIMLCYDLYAKEKEQQTDRLLNVQSGNLNQILLHKLLFRLVLVCTLGWILSIAGLLMHLAGTFLSAADVLLWFFVLTVYLVFWFSVCWLVVVLRKSSRINSLTLLGVWLLLTLILPALMNKLAALKYPMPLRTELVSHQRETMLETWEMPIKELLVHFYRNNPGYLPLQQVFDTAQYGNKRFVAYYDLLGRRMNENVEKYHAAAAKHNSWLSKTAWINPVAQMQSLINGTARTDLNDYLFYQQQAGDFQNRWVKLMNSYLLADKKLSRKEVMNLPVFQPEQDQTRTARIFINSISILLAIALILWIARKKSILK from the coding sequence ATGCCCTTACTTAAATTAATTTTCAGCTTTGAATGGCGACAATTTCTTCGTCAGCCTTCACAACTCCTGATCCTTATATTTTTCCTGCTGATCGGTTTTTATAGCCTGAGTGTCGGACATCGGTTTGTCGGACAACAGCTTTCGGGGCTGGATACATTAGTGAAAAACCAACAGGCTCATTCCAAGGAATTGCTGGAGCGTTTTGATGCAGATACCAGTACGGTTAAAGGAAAGACGCTGGCTGCACAGGCAGGACTGCCGCAGGTGATCGAATACCGGGCATCGCCAGTGGCGAGCAATCCTCCCCAGGGATTGGCCCTGATGGCCATCGGTCAAAGGGACATTCTTCCTTATTTTGACATCATTAACAGCAAACGGGACATCCTGACGCCTCCCAACGCGGAGATTGCCAATCCGGAGAAACTGGCTTCCGGTAATTTTGATTTTTCTTTCGTACTGATCTATTTATTTCCGCTGCTGATCATCATGCTTTGTTATGATCTTTATGCTAAAGAAAAGGAGCAGCAGACAGACCGTTTGTTAAATGTGCAAAGCGGAAATCTAAACCAGATCCTGCTTCATAAGCTGTTGTTCCGCCTGGTATTGGTCTGCACGCTTGGATGGATCTTGAGCATCGCTGGTCTTTTGATGCATCTTGCAGGTACTTTTTTATCGGCTGCAGATGTGTTGCTCTGGTTTTTTGTATTGACCGTTTACCTCGTATTCTGGTTTTCTGTTTGCTGGCTGGTTGTGGTCCTCCGCAAATCTTCCCGCATCAATTCCCTAACACTTCTTGGTGTCTGGTTGCTGCTGACCTTAATTCTGCCTGCACTCATGAATAAGCTCGCTGCATTGAAATATCCGATGCCTTTACGGACGGAACTGGTATCCCATCAAAGGGAAACGATGCTGGAGACATGGGAAATGCCGATCAAAGAATTGCTGGTTCATTTTTACCGGAACAACCCAGGGTATCTTCCTTTACAACAAGTCTTTGATACCGCCCAATATGGAAATAAGCGGTTTGTGGCCTATTACGATTTGCTGGGCAGGAGGATGAATGAGAATGTTGAAAAATACCATGCTGCAGCCGCGAAACACAATTCCTGGCTAAGTAAAACGGCCTGGATCAATCCGGTAGCTCAGATGCAAAGCCTGATCAATGGAACTGCCCGGACGGATTTAAATGATTACCTGTTTTATCAGCAACAGGCCGGCGATTTCCAAAACCGATGGGTAAAGCTGATGAACAGCTACCTGCTGGCTGATAAAAAACTAAGCCGGAAAGAGGTGATGAACCTCCCTGTTTTTCAGCCGGAACAGGATCAAACCAGAACGGCCCGAATCTTCATCAACAGCATATCCATTTTGCTGGCCATAGCCTTGATTTTATGGATCGCCCGAAAAAAAAGTATACTCAAATAA
- a CDS encoding DUF3526 domain-containing protein, producing the protein MSLNLSTPLRSLVWKEFRLAYRDRIMSTLAVIIYTLFAVSSLLTVFQYQQDQQSREQSNVKFRDQFKAQHTNPHDAAHFGTYLFKPLNLISAFDPGLNDYFGTTYRVEAHVQHEVDYSNAESNDALMRFGSFTLALIMQLLIPLLLFFISSSSLTFERESGTFKMLMAQGIKPTQLVWGKVFANYLFVVLLVLPVFILSSLFLWFTPSGTLLLGRFLVIIAGYLLFYLLVTLAGVLVSVCSKRSGTAVMIVLNLWLFSGVLLPKIATGLADQRYPLMSRAAFKDHIKVGFLKGINGDPPYQERAEIYLKALLKKYKVDSASQLPVNADGLILQYNEDYQNKVFDHYYAELEQTFNQQQSFLNNAGLLNPFISLKRLSMAMSGTDFYHHQDFFRQAKKYRNALIRDLNLELANHPQKDQKAYIAAPEFFRQLKDFQYDFPSLSRIAGMQKTGIISICCWALLLSLSLHFVSKSSLF; encoded by the coding sequence ATGTCTCTGAACTTATCCACTCCATTGCGCAGTTTAGTCTGGAAAGAATTCCGGTTGGCTTACCGTGACCGCATCATGAGCACCTTGGCGGTGATCATCTATACCTTGTTTGCAGTCAGTAGTTTACTGACGGTTTTTCAGTATCAGCAAGACCAGCAAAGCAGGGAGCAGTCCAATGTGAAATTTAGGGATCAGTTTAAGGCCCAACACACCAATCCGCATGATGCGGCTCATTTTGGTACTTATCTTTTTAAACCCTTAAATCTGATCAGCGCATTTGACCCTGGCTTAAATGATTATTTCGGGACTACCTATCGGGTAGAAGCACATGTACAGCATGAGGTTGATTATAGCAATGCAGAAAGCAATGATGCCCTGATGCGCTTCGGTTCCTTTACGCTGGCACTGATCATGCAATTGCTCATTCCCTTATTGCTGTTTTTTATCAGCTCCTCCTCACTGACTTTTGAAAGGGAATCGGGGACGTTTAAAATGTTAATGGCCCAGGGGATAAAACCAACACAATTGGTCTGGGGGAAGGTTTTTGCGAATTACCTTTTTGTGGTGCTGTTGGTGTTACCCGTATTTATACTGTCATCGCTTTTCTTATGGTTTACTCCTTCCGGTACCTTGCTGTTAGGCCGGTTCCTGGTCATTATCGCCGGATATTTACTCTTTTATCTACTCGTGACTTTAGCCGGGGTCCTGGTTTCTGTCTGTAGTAAACGCTCGGGAACGGCCGTCATGATTGTTTTAAACCTATGGCTTTTTAGCGGGGTCTTATTGCCAAAAATAGCCACGGGTCTTGCAGATCAACGTTACCCCTTAATGTCCAGGGCAGCCTTTAAGGACCATATTAAGGTCGGGTTTCTAAAAGGAATTAATGGAGATCCGCCTTACCAGGAAAGAGCTGAAATTTACCTGAAAGCACTGCTTAAAAAATATAAGGTTGATAGCGCCAGTCAGTTACCGGTAAATGCCGACGGCTTAATTCTTCAGTACAATGAAGACTACCAGAATAAAGTGTTTGATCATTACTATGCCGAGCTGGAACAAACTTTTAACCAGCAGCAGTCTTTCTTGAATAATGCAGGGTTACTGAACCCTTTTATCAGTCTGAAACGGCTCTCAATGGCCATGTCAGGAACAGATTTTTATCATCATCAGGATTTCTTTAGGCAGGCAAAGAAATACCGGAACGCATTGATCCGGGACTTAAACCTGGAACTGGCCAATCATCCGCAGAAAGATCAGAAAGCCTATATTGCTGCTCCGGAATTCTTCCGGCAGCTGAAGGATTTTCAGTATGATTTTCCCTCTTTATCCAGGATCGCCGGGATGCAAAAAACCGGAATAATATCGATCTGTTGCTGGGCATTGCTGCTCTCCCTGTCTCTACACTTTGTTTCGAAATCTTCATTGTTTTAG
- a CDS encoding peptidase domain-containing ABC transporter gives MSPIFSFSRFPFYKQPDAMDCGPVCLKIVTEYYGKTFPLAHFRKLCSIGKQGTTMANMIAASKSLGFKTLAAELPYLQLRNKVPLPCILHWEKEHYVVLYRMTDKYAWLSDPAMTGRLKVKTKDFLHSWQIEEGSDLGRALLLETTPRFQEQQSIAAQSASLWSLLPYLKLHRKSLIPIGLSLILASVFSLIIPLLTQLIVDKGINGKNTNLLFLICIGQLMLFSGRMLMDFLRARLLFRLGARTSITLLKEFLAKLMQLPFSFFDNRQAGDNMQRVNDNQRVEEFLTNSLISFILSLITLVVLGGVLCYYNWQIFLIFLAGASLSVLWSNSFKQKRKVIDQKKFKVLSANQQLLLEIFYAMQEIKLTGSEKEKQQLWEGLQDRSYDLKLEALQLDQLMQGIGFFINEVKNVLITYAAAMLVINDQVTLGGMLAITYICGQLNTPITQLVEFARVSQNTKFSLQRMAEVHQEIPEDFGLKAQPLPSEPEDILLKQVSFQYGNPQAPFVLKNLDLLIPAGKVTAIVGMSGSGKTTLIKLLLKFYEVSKGSISIGNRPIAQLHAKAWRAACGVVMQDGYIFMDTIANNIYAGAFVKNEKRLYEVAKMANMHDFFSAMPFGYQTVVGKDGYGLSEGQKQRLLIARLIYRNPAYVFLDEATNALDAHNELSIVNNLNEFFKGKTVLIVAHRLSTVKNADQIVVLNQGELVEKGTHQELIQGKGSYYHLIKNQLELSK, from the coding sequence ATGTCTCCTATTTTCTCTTTCAGCAGGTTTCCTTTTTACAAACAACCAGATGCAATGGACTGCGGGCCAGTCTGCCTGAAAATCGTTACGGAGTATTATGGAAAAACCTTTCCGCTGGCACATTTCCGGAAATTATGCAGTATCGGAAAACAGGGAACCACCATGGCCAATATGATCGCCGCTTCGAAATCATTGGGATTTAAGACACTCGCCGCAGAGCTACCCTATCTCCAGTTGCGGAACAAAGTCCCCCTCCCCTGCATCCTGCACTGGGAAAAAGAACATTATGTCGTTTTATACCGCATGACCGATAAATACGCCTGGTTATCCGACCCGGCAATGACTGGCAGACTGAAGGTCAAAACCAAAGATTTTCTCCATTCCTGGCAAATAGAAGAGGGAAGTGATCTGGGCAGGGCCTTGCTGCTGGAAACCACCCCGCGCTTTCAGGAGCAGCAAAGTATAGCCGCGCAATCGGCTTCCTTATGGTCCCTGCTCCCCTACCTCAAATTACATCGTAAAAGCTTAATTCCTATTGGCCTGAGCTTGATTCTTGCCAGCGTTTTCTCTTTAATCATCCCTCTACTGACGCAATTGATTGTCGACAAGGGGATCAACGGAAAAAACACCAACCTCCTTTTCCTGATTTGTATCGGCCAGCTGATGTTGTTTTCCGGACGAATGCTGATGGATTTCCTCCGGGCACGCCTCCTGTTCAGGTTGGGAGCAAGAACGAGCATCACCCTGTTAAAAGAATTTCTGGCAAAGCTGATGCAATTGCCTTTCTCCTTTTTCGACAACCGGCAGGCGGGTGATAACATGCAAAGGGTAAATGACAACCAGCGTGTAGAAGAATTTTTAACGAATTCGCTGATCAGTTTTATCCTCTCTCTGATCACACTTGTTGTGCTTGGCGGGGTATTGTGTTATTATAACTGGCAGATCTTTTTAATCTTCCTCGCTGGTGCGAGCCTAAGCGTGCTTTGGTCGAATTCATTTAAGCAGAAAAGAAAGGTCATCGACCAAAAGAAATTCAAAGTACTCTCAGCGAATCAACAGCTTTTACTGGAGATTTTTTATGCGATGCAGGAAATCAAACTTACCGGAAGTGAAAAGGAAAAACAACAATTATGGGAAGGGCTGCAAGACCGCTCTTATGATTTAAAACTCGAAGCCTTACAGCTGGATCAGCTGATGCAGGGCATCGGCTTTTTCATCAATGAGGTCAAAAACGTCTTGATTACTTATGCCGCCGCCATGCTTGTGATCAACGATCAGGTGACTTTGGGTGGCATGCTCGCCATCACCTATATCTGCGGACAGCTCAATACTCCGATCACACAATTGGTGGAATTTGCCAGGGTCTCCCAGAATACAAAATTCAGCTTGCAACGCATGGCAGAAGTTCATCAGGAAATCCCGGAGGATTTTGGGCTCAAAGCACAACCCCTTCCTTCCGAACCGGAAGACATCCTGCTAAAACAAGTCAGTTTTCAATACGGAAACCCACAAGCCCCATTTGTCTTAAAAAACCTGGACTTATTGATCCCTGCCGGAAAGGTGACCGCCATCGTAGGCATGAGTGGAAGTGGCAAAACAACCCTCATTAAGCTCTTATTGAAATTCTATGAAGTGAGTAAAGGCTCCATTAGTATCGGAAACAGACCCATAGCTCAACTTCATGCCAAGGCCTGGAGAGCAGCCTGTGGTGTAGTGATGCAGGACGGATATATTTTTATGGACACCATTGCCAATAATATATACGCTGGGGCTTTTGTGAAAAATGAAAAAAGGCTTTATGAAGTCGCAAAAATGGCCAATATGCATGATTTTTTTAGCGCCATGCCCTTTGGTTATCAGACCGTGGTAGGAAAAGACGGATATGGATTAAGTGAAGGACAGAAACAGCGGCTCCTGATTGCCAGGTTGATTTATAGAAATCCTGCTTATGTTTTTCTGGACGAGGCCACCAATGCGCTGGATGCACACAATGAATTGTCTATCGTCAATAACCTGAATGAGTTCTTTAAAGGCAAAACAGTGCTGATCGTCGCACACCGGCTGAGTACTGTAAAAAATGCCGATCAGATTGTCGTGCTGAATCAGGGCGAACTCGTCGAAAAAGGGACACACCAGGAGTTGATCCAAGGGAAAGGAAGCTATTACCACCTGATCAAAAATCAACTTGAATTAAGTAAATAA
- a CDS encoding lantibiotic dehydratase codes for MSIEIFPHSLVRYAGMDYRTFDGFKFRGATEILQKHQQIVSEKARLKLLICDQLYDLITAQTDDEHRQLLINLKRQIYNDKKIALQKLEPSADVFPLELALALKSYLFLEQSIVNFHEANRTNFQHQLIGQHRKLQELALDSSLQNGLLLSSPVLLEQLPGYQKRAPEAFRQKEHRISFSLLRYLTRMCFKTSPFSTFTYTGIMRLSEQQQVVSESSPKAIDHKIRLNNGLFEYLKSVLIHHPRINEFMKVKLNKTATIKAEKIHFLINFNNIESFQQLPATGLQLLIFHDLQHEKQVLNLAQLLEKVSEVLENTSLDTIKTYLFKLIAAGLLELGMETSGINPKWDEELLAFFQNMDPQDADIQQLTGLFEQLQEHKSIYSKGDTATRSATLEAAEHQVAKVLKALQTSAGLTAPSNAIDPVSESSPLSAFETINFKPHHFSGRQLFYEDCYTAEPEFLNEALIKAFAEKADQLLNHLSPLDLLKNERRKMTLFFRKHYPENELVKVADFYHAYYLHVKKPEKENPATSTSLNPGDWEKAVSRKLAALTADKPDFIHLDHQFFEPFSNASPVGHQYSRALFVQFYPGKKSDHQEGPEAISGVINAVLPGMGKVSGRFLPLFSPDVSADFLRYNSKLHPEILKTEINDASSFNANVHPPLLDHELALPGGNKSYPEHQQIQIDDLLISFDEKTDFLKLSYGEKQVYTYDLCLESFYNRSNLYQLMAHFNEEEKLFLPPFIGLVDAHYLKAEEEQVDEILSLPRITYEKTVIIRRKTWRIKTDSIPAQQPSESDYDYFIRINDWRSGHGLPTNIFLFLRKRSFFIKPSVQKNAKKEGLNDDYKPQFISFEQPLLIELFKRLMARAGDYVVLEEMLPELPSENQSEPIKEYLLQWYKY; via the coding sequence ATGAGTATTGAAATATTCCCACATTCCTTAGTAAGATATGCTGGCATGGATTACCGGACTTTTGATGGTTTTAAGTTCAGGGGGGCGACAGAGATCTTGCAAAAACATCAACAGATCGTTTCTGAAAAAGCAAGGCTGAAGCTATTGATCTGCGATCAGTTGTACGACTTAATTACCGCACAAACCGATGATGAACACAGACAACTGTTAATCAACCTGAAGAGACAGATTTACAATGATAAAAAAATAGCCCTTCAAAAGCTGGAACCATCCGCGGACGTATTCCCTCTCGAACTGGCTTTAGCGCTGAAAAGCTATCTCTTTCTTGAGCAATCTATCGTTAATTTCCATGAGGCAAACCGGACAAACTTTCAGCATCAGCTGATTGGACAACATAGAAAACTTCAAGAACTGGCCTTAGATTCTTCCTTGCAAAATGGCTTACTCTTATCCAGCCCTGTTTTACTGGAACAACTCCCCGGATACCAAAAGAGAGCACCGGAAGCGTTTCGCCAGAAAGAACATAGGATCAGCTTTAGCTTGCTTCGTTACCTGACCAGAATGTGCTTTAAGACTTCTCCTTTCAGCACGTTTACTTATACCGGGATCATGCGGCTGTCTGAACAACAACAAGTGGTCTCCGAGTCATCTCCCAAAGCCATTGATCATAAGATCAGGCTCAACAACGGCTTGTTTGAATATTTAAAATCAGTACTGATCCATCATCCCCGGATCAATGAATTCATGAAGGTCAAGCTCAACAAGACCGCAACCATTAAAGCAGAAAAGATCCATTTCCTGATCAACTTTAACAACATAGAATCCTTCCAGCAATTGCCTGCAACAGGATTACAATTGTTAATATTTCATGATCTCCAGCATGAAAAGCAAGTGCTCAACTTAGCTCAACTCCTGGAGAAGGTATCGGAGGTTCTGGAAAATACCAGCCTAGACACGATAAAAACCTATCTGTTTAAACTCATTGCTGCGGGATTATTGGAACTGGGAATGGAAACCTCAGGCATCAACCCCAAATGGGATGAAGAATTATTGGCATTCTTTCAGAACATGGACCCTCAGGATGCCGACATCCAGCAGCTGACCGGATTGTTTGAACAGTTACAGGAACACAAATCCATTTATTCAAAAGGAGATACTGCAACGAGAAGCGCGACTCTAGAAGCTGCGGAACATCAGGTCGCCAAGGTTTTAAAAGCATTACAGACTTCGGCCGGATTAACAGCACCCTCAAATGCAATTGATCCTGTTTCAGAATCCAGTCCCCTTAGCGCATTTGAAACTATAAACTTTAAACCCCATCATTTTTCAGGCAGACAGCTATTTTATGAAGATTGTTATACAGCCGAACCCGAGTTTTTAAATGAAGCGCTGATCAAAGCATTCGCAGAAAAAGCAGACCAGTTGCTGAACCACCTCAGCCCACTTGATCTGTTAAAAAATGAACGTCGGAAAATGACGCTTTTTTTCCGGAAACACTATCCCGAAAATGAACTGGTAAAAGTTGCCGACTTTTACCATGCTTATTATCTGCACGTAAAAAAGCCAGAGAAAGAAAATCCGGCAACATCAACTTCCCTAAATCCGGGCGATTGGGAAAAAGCGGTAAGCAGGAAACTAGCAGCGCTGACCGCGGATAAACCAGATTTCATCCATCTGGATCATCAGTTTTTCGAACCCTTCTCAAATGCCAGTCCTGTTGGTCATCAATATTCCAGGGCCTTGTTTGTCCAGTTTTATCCTGGAAAAAAATCTGATCATCAGGAAGGTCCGGAAGCCATCTCCGGGGTCATCAATGCTGTTCTTCCGGGCATGGGTAAAGTAAGCGGCCGGTTTTTGCCTTTATTCTCTCCCGATGTCAGTGCTGATTTTCTACGTTACAACTCAAAGCTGCATCCGGAAATACTCAAAACAGAAATCAATGATGCTTCCAGTTTCAATGCCAATGTCCATCCCCCGTTGCTTGATCATGAACTTGCTTTGCCCGGAGGAAACAAGAGCTATCCCGAACATCAGCAAATACAAATTGATGATTTGCTGATCAGCTTTGATGAAAAAACAGATTTCCTAAAACTTAGCTATGGAGAAAAACAGGTTTATACGTATGATCTATGCCTTGAATCATTTTATAACCGCTCCAATTTATACCAGCTGATGGCCCATTTTAATGAAGAAGAAAAGCTCTTTCTGCCGCCATTTATTGGCCTGGTAGATGCCCATTACCTGAAAGCTGAAGAAGAACAAGTTGATGAAATTCTCTCTCTTCCGAGAATCACTTATGAAAAAACGGTAATCATCCGAAGAAAAACCTGGCGCATCAAAACGGATTCGATACCGGCCCAGCAGCCATCGGAATCAGATTACGACTATTTTATCCGGATCAACGACTGGCGCTCCGGACATGGACTTCCGACCAACATCTTCTTATTTTTAAGAAAGCGGTCTTTTTTCATCAAACCTTCGGTTCAAAAGAACGCGAAAAAAGAAGGGCTGAACGACGATTACAAACCCCAGTTTATTTCTTTTGAGCAACCGCTGCTGATCGAACTATTTAAGCGCTTAATGGCCAGGGCCGGAGATTATGTGGTACTGGAGGAAATGCTCCCTGAACTCCCTTCCGAAAATCAATCTGAACCTATAAAAGAGTACCTGCTCCAATGGT